One Aphidius gifuensis isolate YNYX2018 linkage group LG3, ASM1490517v1, whole genome shotgun sequence DNA window includes the following coding sequences:
- the LOC122853417 gene encoding putative uncharacterized protein DDB_G0282133: MSSDSENMSRPSKRRKYVLESDSSSDNDDSDIVESTNGKRHVKKIQSDSDNITTDDDSDVKPPSKRKPNIIEIEDSDFDSDVSSSQLIESDSDDWQSDWQSSHESDDDDEVVPKKSHVKKNESTMRSTEKIVISDSESNDSTNENTEKCPICLLPFKKQQVATPSTCDHCFCLLCLNEWSKNVNTCPVDRKEFSSMIVKLHFNGKIINNLPVEKKNSIDVEIQEDPTYCEVCHLCDREDRMLLCDGCDLGYHLECLNPPMEQVPMDEWFCQDCTQSNQSNMAESIEMDYDELPDIMAEARNLGVSYGRTRTGLPREIDLTIGLFGSHQRASSSLHSRIVPRTRQTERVRANIREQVRRSTRATTFDPDQPSTSSGIDSISENSSNSRAVPSTSRGRVAAADAAAAATRRSKRISKTKKPRTRKTRKKRTTRKNKSNGDDDGDTVMHEVRIREINADGVEEETVTYVKIKKSTTTRRKSKRTKRTRKKRKSGRQRRLCGLVTAKSVKKRLALALGMMNRNTSVPSLSGPAVKHRPVLSDHVVLTNSRYRAGITRVSLFGNDLGLGYSPPQSDSETINEEGGGGIGGPGLASGPLVSVQPRRLPLLSNRNRLALKSGIQNIQTQPQPVVDLLSSIINSQKFWHSKTKDKVTLKADGTFLLPEESNNNNNINNNSKEKNNLSSIFSPKKDKPIIDNNSINSPNLTSNPIDLNNVNSNDIITQAPMYNGSRGGGGNGGNFRGNYRDGNRHSYGGGGGGGGGHNYGVRDSSNTGNGGRHSYGGGMRGGGGGGGPRDFGPSPLMDYSQNFGMPFRGRNPQNFRHDNRNRMMPPSGVGRGLFRPMDNIQNPIFPINPLGLQPPPPPPPLPSSSSSSSSVTQNQTQLSTTPTPTNQITDNSLQTTTSTTTSTTPTTSSSSSSSDNNTTQEEVNPSSVVPNENDDTCKKSTVADNNNDKEDDNESCKNNQVEKEKDCSNTQSDNEKTEEKNDSVKNIDDDNNKKDSSDELLPPPEPPSELLDFEEKSDKEEEEESDDGEELVIDDAPRENNEKCEDSKKNNDKYDPFADGDDSESNESHSDFKKSIKNKKNNKTTPLVPPPEPPIFPLDNLHNDIKYGDNDDDDDENDNSQSDCPNFSIYSSETMDLARHTEQELSQQIGPLEPPPLPPIIPDDDDIIVADVQACDLSDIPEPIDPYVESLQKERRQLSKIPSKKISTDTRGKIQFKIGNKFKLNNKISSLYDEIDENINTLIQQEKIDEETNPSTTPPPIVNDDNDDDDDKAKLNPSTSNIDDCKINKDNEVTNSNNDDDNADAADDDDDDDIGGIIDEDKDDNDKQSRESLVDKASRIKEMLRKINIENKTLDDCNKNDGDDDEVKNNNLIDDSLSSKTDEDAESSKAQSDVSKIDDNTPDLSMDGFDDKKLEKSDDFELEKNPVDHKITNDKKDNENNDDNVQQDWYSDGAYTPCKDELPLLQEKEKIVADNDDENNDEDEKIEKNNKDTDEKSNNENVKLSPFEDGLEPITPPPKDRENDDLDICQTPIDYARLGTEAISETDEANFDDEPSTHNTSNDKDHHHYHHHRHHHRHRKNSANDEDDDDDEDDNNKEIEDGEITNDKKKYNINKQNDNKNESDDSKKKRNKKDKRERVKDNNRDSEKNKENISSDNQQVSWKKISKNTKERSYREKGKRSGSRDRDKYNSDKDKERDSKKNNKKSSSSRSNAADKKKERRKELPRYDVRKIVADKPVRQRKDEYGRDIREATSRSHSRGGRSLSRGKQRSSLTPRKSRSRSYTPKKQLQSQSQSQQQHHHSRSRSWTWSRNKRDTSRRHSLSRTRRKSPNRRRSLSKRRTSRSLSNHRRNRRLSPSPSRRRNYQKRSQSRKRRSRTRSRTTRSRTKSRSRSRSRSLSKSRRKIDKQKNKHKSRSRSRRRKRSWSKSPIGTSRRNDKKRIKRSKIIIERSRTRSRTRERSRSRDWEQQIIDKSPIDRTDRYSTRHNTIGNIIDKDIININPSASTWRENQWTPSWSRSRSHSRSRTPPLTQRMLHDSHGIIGNDNIDHHDDDDGGIGVGSWSPIPIQTSGLSLQTGTNIIDKSSSVLDPIAPENLTVILTNKDAIKKNKKKDKRTREGKKIRSDERRKKSSKRNRTPPPSKEVFASGDNILVSVCFNNDNNNDKLSNNNALPQLTETLPLLTTTTTTTTSSSTATTTAAAAIEGGTITTTTSSKRRRRDGIKTIEPPSKKPKKDKAKEKRLKSPKSSRRDNPKNKKRKSKAAEIAATKKPVAVIDLDQSPFREQTPSPKDIIILSDDDDDDNDNNNVNNDNNINNNNSNNNSNNNNNSSSINNTNNSNNNTNNDNVEVENRINTSEQSSVQKEQQQNQPQNIQNQQQNIQKQDNNNDNNNEKQEESGDEFVGPKTPPEPQIKFSINKQPSNLRTSMMNPLLGDDDDDDDDDDGGNQTNNENKNDKNNIENKNDAKLNQDNGLLKKLSSSDSQVEKGIQEEDDEEQVVQEEEEENELDEEDLQALAMLEMGSRQQDKKNHQDDNNKTDKLSHDINNKKDESCVDRRAQDELDLRLKIGPNTPPDPPNSPPTSPEAYDPFDPPKSRSQSPSSSSKKHDHDINKITKDSMKDSTSDKRDSDKPKITSMVTIKRASSPHQKSGNNTTTSNTTLSTATITSIANLINPTSASTSTIVSTSSTLLSSGISTLTTQQSNDDRKDNLLNNKTSGVGVGSLSSFATINPVLATVAAAVQRSAIFNANNATRNINQANSNQIKQRTNERTTQLPNLFTNTTKNNSGNGNNRGQKINTTRQNGNDGNSDNTGNDVMVLDTSSPYSPGSSLSDGMFDPPSPPTGSSGNHHAYHQRSSSSNTATVNNKTSKSNDKKDPFDSLFGSSSPPSKSANSKNRSKKSAAAGGASSSSAANKGKKATNSKIGVRMDENELQILDDLPSSAVEMQVKDKFLKKLNRQERVVEEVKLVLKPHYTKKHVTKDEYKDIMRKAVPKICHNKSGEINPKKIAHLIEAYVKKCRNNKKKSTVTIPNQNSTNPVAKTMRPVKNLWS, encoded by the exons atGTCAAGTGATAGTGAAAATATGTCAAGACCATCAAAACGTCGTAAATATGTCTTAGAAAGTGACAGTAGTAGCGACAATGATGATTCAGATATTGTTGAATCAACAAATGGCAAAcgtcatgtaaaaaaaatacaaagtgaTTCTGATAATATCACAACTGATGATGACAGTGATGTTAAACCACCATCAAAACGTAAAcccaatattattgaaattgaagATTCAGATTTTGACAGTGAtgtatcatcatcacaatTGA ttgaaagTGATTCTGATGATTGGCAATCAGACTGGCAAAGTTCACATgaatctgatgatgatgatgaagttgTACCTAAAAAATcacatgttaaaaaaaatgaatcaacaaTGAGAAGTActgaaaaaatagtaatatctGATTCAGAATCAAATGATTCAACCAATGAAAATACTGAAAAATGTCCAATTTGTTTGTtaccatttaaaaaacaacaagttgcAACACCATCAACATGTGATCATTGTTTTTGcttattatgtttaaatgaatGGAGCAAAAATGTAAATACCTGTCCAGTTGATCGTAAAGAATTTTCATCAATGATTGTTAAATTACATTTCaatggtaaaataataaataatttaccagttgaaaaaaaaaatagtattgatgTTGAAATACAAGAAGATCCAACATATTGTGAAGTGTGCCATCTTTGTGATCGTGAAGATCGTATGTTATTATGTGATGGTTGCGATCTGGGTTATCATCTTGAGTGTCTTAATCCACCAATGGAACAAGTACCAATGGATGAATGGTTTTGTCAAGATTGTACACAATCAAATCAATCAAATATGGCTGAATCg atTGAAATGGATTATGATGAATTACCTGATATAATGGCAGAAGCTCGTAATCTTGGTGTAAGCTATGGACGTACAAGAACAGGTTTACCACGTGAAATTGATTTAACTATTGGATTATTTGGTTCTCATCAACGtgcttcatcatcattacatTCACGTATTGTACCACGAACACGTCAAACTGAACGTGTACGTGCAAATATACGCGAACAAGTACGTAGAAGTACACGTGCAACAACATTTGATCCTGATcaaccatcaacatcatctgGTATTGATTCAATATCAGAAAATAGTAGCAATTCACGTGCAGTACCATCAACATCACGTGGTCgtgttgctgctgctgatgctgctgctgctgctacTCGTCGTTCTAAGCGTATtagtaaaactaaaaaaccaAGAACAcgtaaaacaagaaaaaaacgtacaactagaaaaaataaatctaatggtgatgatgatggtgatactGTTATGCATGAAGTACGAATTAGAGAAATTAATGCTGATGGTGTTGAAGAAGAAACTGTAACATatgtcaaaattaaaaaatcaacaacaactagACGGAAGTCTAAGCGTACTAAAAGAACGCGCAAG aaAAGAAAATCAGGTCGACAACGTCGTCTTTGCGGCTTGGTAACAGCAAAATCAGTTAAAAAACGTTTAGCATTGGCACTGGGTATGATGAATAGAAACACAAGTGTTCCTTCATTATCTGGTCCAGCAGTTAAACATCGTCCAGTTTTATCTGATCATGTTGTTTTAACAAATTCACGATATCGTGCTGGAATAACTCGAGTCAGTTTATTTGGAAATGATCTTGGTCTTGGTTACAGTCCACCTCA atCTGACAGCGAGACAATCAATGAGgaaggtggtggtggtattgGTGGTCCTGGTTTGGCTTCAGGTCCTTTAGTTAGTGTTCAACCACGTAGATTACCGCTATTATCAAATCGTAATCGTTTGGCACTTAAATCTGGTAtacaaaatattcaaacacAGCCACAACCAGTTGTcgatttattatcatcaataataaatagtcAAAAGTTTTGGcattcaaaaacaaaagataaagTTACACTTAAAGCTGATGGAACATTTCTTTTACCTGaagaatcaaataataataataatattaataataatagtaaggaaaaaaacaatttatctaGTATATTTAGTCCGAAAAAAGATAAaccaataattgataataacagTATTAATTCTCCTAATCTTACATCAAAtccaattgatttaaataatgtaaattcaaatgatattattacaCAAGCACCAATGTACAATGGTTCACGAGGAGGAGGTGGAAATGGTGGTAATTTTCGAGGTAATTATCGTGATGGAAATAGACATAGTtatggtggaggtggtggagGAGGTGGTGGTCATAACTATGGTGTTCGTGATTCATCAAATACTGGCAATGGTGGTCGTCATTCTTATGGTGGTGGAATGAgaggaggtggtggtggtggtggtccaCGTGATTTTGGACCATCTCCATTAATGGATTATTCACAAAATTTTGGTATGCCTTTTCGTGGACGAAATCCACAAAATTTTAGACATGATAATCGTAATCGTATGATGCCACCATCTGGTGTTGGAAGAGGTTTATTTAGACCAATggataatatacaaaatccaatatttccaataaatccATTGGGACTACAGCCCCCTCCACCTCCACCACCCTTgccatcgtcatcatcatcatcatcatcagtaacACAAAATCAAACTCAATTATCAACAACTCCAACACCAACAAATCAAATTACAGATAATTCTTTACAAACAACGACTAGTACTACTACATCAACTACGCCGacgacatcatcatcatcatcatcatcagataataatacaacacaAGAAGAAGTTAATCCATCGTCTGTTGTaccaaatgaaaatgatgatacttgtaaaaaatcaacagttgctgataataataatgataaagagGATGATAATGAgagttgtaaaaataatcaagtagaaaaagaaaaagactgTAGTAATACTCAAtcagataatgaaaaaactgAAGAGAAAAATGAttcagttaaaaatattgatgatgataataataaaaaagattcttCAGATGAATTACTTCCACCACCAGAACCACCATCAGAATTATTagattttgaagaaaaaagtgataaagaagaagaagaagaaagtgATGATGGTGAAGAACTTGTTATTGATGATGCACCacgtgaaaataatgaaaaatgtgaagatagtaaaaaaaataatgacaagtATGATCCATTTGCTGATGGTGATGATAGTGAAAGTAATGAAAGTCatagtgattttaaaaaatcaataaaaaataaaaaaaataataaaacaacaccACTTGTACCACCACCAGAACCACCAATATTTCCACTTGATAATTTACacaatgatattaaatatggtgataatgatgatgatgatgatgaaaatgataattcacAATCAGATTGtccaaatttttcaatatattcatCTGAAACAATGGATCTTGCACGACATACTGAACAAGAATTATCACAACAAATTGGACCACTTGAaccaccaccattaccaccaataataccagatgatgatgatattattgttgcTGATGTACAAGCATGTGATTTATCAGATATACCAGAACCAATTGATCCATATGTTGAATCATTACAAAAAGAAAGACGTCAATTAAGTAAAATaccatctaaaaaaatatcaactgatACTAGAggtaaaatacaatttaaaattggcaataaatttaaattaaataataaaataagttcATTGTatgatgaaattgatgaaaatattaatactctaatacaacaagaaaaaattgatgaagaaacaaatccatcaacaacaccaccaccgattgttaatgatgataatgatgatgatgatgataaagcaaaattaaatccatcaacaagtaatattgatgattgtaaaattaataaagacaATGAAGTAactaatagtaataatgatgatgataatgctgatgctgctgatgatgatgacgatgatgatattGGTGGTATAATTGATGAAGAtaaagatgataatgataaacaatCACGAGAAAGTTTAGTAGATAAAGCTAGTAGAATCAAGGAAATgcttagaaaaattaatattgaaaataaaacattagatgattgtaataaaaatgatggagatgatgatgaagtaaaaaataataatttaattgatgatagtTTGTCTTCCAAGACTGATGAAGATGCAGAATCTTCAAAAGCACAATCAGATGTAtctaaaattgatgataatacacCAGATTTATCAATGGATggttttgatgataaaaaacttGAGAAATCAGATGATTTtgagcttgaaaaaaatccaGTTGatcataaaataacaaatgataaaaaagataatgaaaataatgatgataatgtacAACAAGATTGGTATTCTGATGGTGCATATACTCCATGTAAAGATGAACTTCCATTattacaagaaaaagaaaagattgttgctgataatgatgatgagaataatgatgaagatgaaaaaattgaaaaaaataataaagatactgatgaaaaaagtaataatgaaaACGTAAAATTATCACCATTTGAAGATGGCCTGGAGCCAATAACACCACCACCAAAAGATCgtgaaaatgatgatttagATATTTGTCAAACACCAATTGATTATGCACGTTTAGGCACCGAGGCAATATCTGAAACAGATGAAgctaattttgatgatgaaccaTCAACTCATAATACTAGTAATGATAaagatcatcatcattatcatcatcatcgtcatcatcatcgacATCGTAAAAATAGTGCTAATGACGAAGATGACGATGACgatgaagatgataataataaagaaattgaagatggtgaaataacaaatgataaaaaaaaatataatattaataaacaaaatgataataaaaatgaaagtgatgattctaaaaaaaaaagaaataaaaaagataaacgtGAAAGAGTCAAGGATAATAATCGtgatagtgaaaaaaataaagaaaatatatcatctGATAATCAACAAGtatcatggaaaaaaatatctaaaaatacaaaagaacgTTCATATCGTGAAAAAGGTAAACGTTCTGGTTCAAGAGAtagagataaatataattcagataaagataaagaacgtgatagtaaaaaaaataataaaaaatcatcaagtagTAGAAGTAATGctgcagataaaaaaaaagaaagaagaaaAGAATTACCAAGATATGATGTGAGAAAAATAGTTGCTGATAAACCAGTTAGACAAAGAAAAGATGAATATGGACGTGATATACGTGAAGCAACATCAAGAAGTCATTCACGTGGTGGACGTAGTTTATCACGTGGTAAACAAAGATCATCATTAACACCACGTAAAAGTAGAAGTCGTTCGTATAcaccaaaaaaacaattacaatcacaatcacaatcacaacaacaacatcatcattcaCGTAGTAGATCATGGACATGGTCAAGAAATAAAAGAGATACATCAAGACGACATTCATTATCAAGAACAAGAAGAAAATCACCAAATAGACGTAGATCATTATCAAAAAGACGTACATCAAGATCACTATCAAATCATAGACGTAATCGTAGAttatcaccatcaccatcacgTCGTAGAAATTATCAAAAACGTTCACAATCAAGAAAACGTAGATCAAGAACAAGAAGTAGAACAACAAGAAGTCGTACAAAATCACGTTCACGTTCACGTTCACGTAGTTTATCAAAATCACgaagaaaaattgataaacaaaaaaataaacataaatcaaGAAGTCGTTCAAGAAGAAGAAAACGTTCATGGAGTAAAAGTCCCATTGGTACATCACGTCgtaatgataaaaaacgtattaaaagaagtaaaataataattgaaagatCAAGAACAAGATCACGTACACGTGAACGTTCAAGATCACGTGATTGGgaacaacaaataattgataaatcaccAATTGATAGAACTGATAGATATTCAACACGTCATAATAcaattggtaatattattgataaagatattattaatattaatccaAGTGCATCAACATGGAGAGAAAATCAATGGACACCATCATGGTCAAGATCACGTTCACATTCACGTTCACGTACACCACCATTAACACAACGTATGTTGCATGATTCACATGGTATTATtggtaatgataatattgatcatcatgatgatgacgatggtGGTATTGGTGTTGGTAGCTGGTCACCAATTCCAATTCAAACATCTGGTTTATCTTTACAAACtggaacaaatattattgataaatcatcatcagtaCTTGATCCAATTGCACCAGAAAATTTAACagtaattttaacaaataaagatgctattaaaaaaaataaaaaaaaagataaacgtACAAGGGAAGGTAAAAAAATACGTAGTGATGaacgtagaaaaaaaagtagcaAACGTAATCgtacaccaccaccatcaaaAGAAGTATTTGCATCTGGTGATAATATACTTGTTAgtgtttgttttaataatgataataataatgataaattatcaaataataatgcattaCCACAATTGACTGAAACTCTaccattattaacaacaacaacaacaacaacaacatcatcatcaacagctacaacaacagcagcagcagcaataGAAGGAggaacaataacaacaacaacaagtagtAAAAGAAGACGTCGTGATGgtattaaaacaattgaacCACCAAGTAAAAAGCCAAAGAAAGATAAGGCCaaagaaaaaagattaaaatcaCCTAAATCAAGTAGACGTGATAatccgaaaaataaaaaaagaaaatcaaaagCTGCTGAAATTGCTGCAACTAAAAAACCAGTTGCTGTTATTGATCTTGATCAATCACCATTTAGAGAACAAACACCATCACCAaaagatattattatattgagtgatgatgatgatgatgataatgataataataatgtaaataatgataacaacatcaacaacaataatagtaataataatagtaacaacaacaacaatagcaGTAGCATTAACAACAccaataatagtaataacaaTACCAACAATGACAATGTAGAAGttgaaaatagaataaatacaaGTGAACAGTCATCTGTTCaaaaagaacaacaacaaaatcagccacaaaatatacaaaatcaacaacaaaatattcaaaaacaagataataataatgataataataatgaaaaacaagaaGAATCTGGTGATGAATTTGTTGGTCCAAAAACACCACCAGAacctcaaattaaattttcaataaataaacaaccaaGTAATTTAAGAACATCAATGATGAATCCACTTCTTggtgatgatgacgatgatgacgatgatgatgatggaggAAATCAaactaataatgaaaataaaaatgataaaaataatattgaaaataaaaacgatgcaaaattaaatcaagataatggattattaaaaaaattatcaagttcaGATAGCCAAGTAGAAAAAGGTATtcaagaagaagatgatgaagaacaAGTAGtacaagaagaagaagaagaaaatgaaCTTGATGAAGAAGATTTACAAGCATTGGCAATGCTAGAAATGGGATCAAgacaacaagataaaaaaaatcatcaagatgataataataaaacagataaattatctcatgatattaataataaaaaagatgaaagtTGTGTAGACAGAAGAGCACAAGATGAATTAGATTTACGTCTTAAAATTGGTCCAAATACACCACCTGATCCTCCAAATTCACCACCAACATCACCAGAAGCATATGATCCATTTGATCCACCAAAATCACGTTCAcaatcaccatcatcatcaagtaaaaaacatgatcatgatattaataaaataacaaaagattCAATGAAAGATTCAACGAGTGATAAACGTGACAGTGATAAACCAAAAATAACATCAATGGTTACAATAAAACGTGCATCATCACCACATCAAAAAAGTggtaataatacaacaacaagtaATACAACATTATCAACAGCAACAATAACAAGTATCGCTAATCTCATTAATCCAACATCAGCATCAACTTCAACAATTGTATCAACATCAAGTACGCTATTATCAAGTGGTATATCAACATTAACAACACAACAATCAAATGATGATAgaaaagataatttattaaataataaaactagtggtgttggtgttggtaGTTTATCATCATTTGCAACAATAAATCCAGTATTAGCAACAGTTGCTGCTGCTGTACAAAGATCAGCAATATTTAATGCAAATAATGCAAcaagaaatataaatcaagCCAATAgtaatcaaataaaacaacGTACTAATGAAAGAACAACACAATTAcctaatttatttacaaatacaactaaaaataatagtggTAATGGAAATAATCgtggacaaaaaataaatacaactaGACAAAATGGTAATGATGGAAATTCAGATAATACTGGGAATGATGTTATGGTACTTGATACAAGTTCACCATATTCACCTGGTTCAAGTTTGAGTGATGGTATGTTTGATCCACCAAGTCCACCCACTGGATCTAGTGGTAATCATCATGCATATCATCAAAGATCATCCTCATCCAATACAGCaactgttaataataaaacatcaaaatcaaatgataaaaaagatcCATTTGATTCATTGTTTGGCTCATCATCACCTCCCAGTAAATCTGCTAATAGCAAAAATCGTAGTAAAAAATCAGCAGCAGCAGGAggagcatcatcatcatcagcagcaaataaaggaaaaaaag CAACCAACTCAAAAATTGGAGTTCGAATGGATGAGAATGAATTACAAATTCTTGATGATTTACCAAGCTCAGCTGTTGAGATGCAAGTTAAAGATAAg tttttgaaaaaacttaATCGGCAAGAAAGAGTTGTTGAAGAAGTTAAACTTGTTTTAAAACCACACTATACCAAGAAGCACGTTACAAAAGATGAGTACAAGGACATCATGAGAAAAGCTGTACCCAAG ATTTGCCATAATAAATCTGGTGAAATAAATCCCAAAAAAATTGCTCACTTGATTGAGGCATATGTTAAAAAAtgtcgaaataataaaaaaaaaagtacagtCACAATTCCAAATCAAAATTCAACTAATCCTGTAGCGAAAACGATGAGACCAGT aaaaaatCTCTGGAGTTGA